One window from the genome of Spiractinospora alimapuensis encodes:
- a CDS encoding Rieske (2Fe-2S) protein: MRIVVGRVDEFEPGGRRVVDVGRRSIGVFRVGDRFYAISNHCPHQGGPLCAGRTAPWTHSDGPGSARTGEEHVMLACPWHGWEYELATGRSFLGPTEPPARSYQVSVASGETLDQDLDLRVPGRTPGPYVAETYPVRVEDDYVIVDTTTNAGPGDVDATERTGDRS, from the coding sequence ATGCGGATTGTCGTTGGTCGAGTTGACGAGTTCGAACCTGGAGGAAGGCGCGTCGTCGACGTCGGGCGCCGCTCGATCGGGGTGTTCCGTGTCGGCGACCGGTTCTACGCGATCAGCAACCACTGCCCCCACCAGGGCGGCCCCCTCTGCGCGGGCCGCACCGCCCCGTGGACGCACTCCGACGGGCCGGGGAGCGCGCGAACCGGGGAGGAACACGTGATGTTGGCCTGTCCCTGGCACGGCTGGGAGTACGAACTGGCCACCGGACGGTCCTTCCTCGGGCCGACGGAGCCACCCGCGCGTAGCTACCAGGTCTCCGTCGCCTCCGGAGAGACCCTTGACCAGGACCTCGACCTTCGCGTGCCGGGCCGCACCCCCGGGCCGTACGTGGCCGAGACCTATCCGGTACGGGTCGAGGACGACTACGTGATCGTGGACACCACGACCAACGCCGGCCCCGGGGACGTCGACGCGACGGAGAGGACAGGTGACAGGTCATGA